A genomic window from Silene latifolia isolate original U9 population chromosome 11, ASM4854445v1, whole genome shotgun sequence includes:
- the LOC141611988 gene encoding serine carboxypeptidase-like 27, with protein sequence MTIPTLDIALIFVLILAGETFAKGGHHHRRRQALDKVTGLPGQPVGKTNFSQYSGYVTVNKKAGRALFYWLIESPITGKHNSRPLVLWLNGGPGCSSVAYGASEEVGPFRVQPDGKTLALSPFAWNKEANLLFLDSPAGVGFSYSNSSVDLHDVGDRRTARDAYVFLKRWLTRFPQYKHRPFYIAGESYAGHYIPQLSLLISRFNKGIKNPIINFKGFLLGNPLLDDYYDNLGTFEYWYNHGLISHATYKALNKSCLTASFLFPKGACNQALFQAYSQFGDINPYDIYGPVCPGLTASNRLLDKPLPLTFRGNDDCIILYTKKYMNRRDVQKALHANVTGSISQPWRPCSEVVRSRWTDSPKSMLPIFKELIASGIQIWIFSGDTDAVLPLTATRYSIDALNLKTRIEWYPWYDSEKVGGWSQVYDGLTYVTVRGAGHEVPLTRPRLALFLFTHFLRNQSMPQITLPQ encoded by the exons ATGACAATCCCTACACTTGACATTGCTCTCATTTTCGTACTCATCTTGGCCGGTGAGACGTTTGCAAAAGGCGGTCATCATCACCGCAGGCGCCAAGCTCTTGACAAGGTGACCGGGTTACCTGGGCAACCGGTAGGCAAGACCAATTTTAGCCAATATTCAGGCTATGTGACGGTTAATAAAAAGGCAGGCCGGGCCTTATTTTACTGGCTGATTGAGTCACCTATTACCGGTAAGCACAATTCAAGGCCTCTTGTCTTGTGGCTGAATGGTGGGCCTGGTTGCTCATCTGTGGCATATGGGGCTTCTGAGGAAGTTGGTCCATTTAGGGTCCAGCCTGATGGGAAAACACTCGCTTTGAGCCCGTTTGCTTGGAATAAAG AGGCCAATTTGCTTTTCCTTGATTCACCTGCTGGAGTTGGATTCTCATACTCAAACAGTTCAGTTGATCTGCATGATGTTGGTGATCGGAGAACTG CCAGAGATGCGTATGTTTTTCTGAAAAGATGGTTGACAAGGTTTCCGCAATACAAACACAGACCGTTTTACATTGCTGGAGAAAGCTATGCAGGACATTACATACCTCAGCTCTCTCTACTCATTTCTCGTTTTAATAAAGGGATTAAAAATCCCATTATCAACTTCAAAGGTTTCTTG CTAGGTAATCCATTACTAGATGATTATTATGACAATTTGGGGACATTTGAATATTGGTACAACCATGGGTTGATTTCACATGCAACATACAAGGCACTCAATAAGTCGTGCTTGACCGCCTCCTTTTTGTTCCCAAAGGGTGCTTGCAACCAAGCTCTTTTTCAGGCTTACTCCCAGTTTGGAGACATCAACCCCTATGACATTTACGGCCCCGTTTGCCCTGGCCTTACAGCTTCAAACCGCCTCTTGGATAAACCTCTG CCATTGACGTTTAGAGGGAACGATGACTGTATAATCTTGTACACAAAAAAGTACATGAACCGTAGAGATGTGCAGAAGGCTCTTCATGCTAATGTCACTGGTTCAATTTCTCAACCGTGGAGGCCTTGCAG TGAAGTGGTTCGAAGTCGTTGGACAGACTCTCCCAAATCCATGCTACCTATCTTCAAGGAACTCATAGCTTCTGGCATTCAGATTTGGATTTTTAG TGGAGACACAGACGCCGTTTTACCATTAACAGCAACGAGATATTCCATAGATGCACTCAACCTTAAGACAAGAATAGAATGGTACCCCTGGTACGACAGCGAGAAG GTTGGTGGATGGAGTCAAGTATATGATGGGCTAACCTATGTGACTGTCAGAGGTGCGGGCCATGAGGTTCCCCTGACTCGTCCTCGGCTCGCGTTGTTTCTCTTCACACATTTCTTAAGGAACCAGTCCATGCCTCAGATAACCTTACCACAGTAG
- the LOC141611987 gene encoding serine/threonine-protein kinase RHS3-like: MWVKHKLEQEIEGSCCAAPMMSSSMKTLEKAETAEMNYQSSDEEAYDKKISPDWGGKSSMDSVNSSPREQPITDNASRSKPMPAQHKPPDHKKPSLDPIWKPNPNNPVGNQRPLPSPKRVTNPESSTVQRREGGNGTRSNSIESTSSAPFKPHTGGDVRWDAINTVSARDPPIGLSHFRLLKRLGYGDIGSVYLVELRGTTTYYAMKVMDKASLASRNKLLRAQTEREILGLLDHPFLPTLYTHFETDKFYCLVMEFCSGGNLHSLRQKQTQKYFPEDAARFYASEILLALEYLHMLGIVYRDLKPENVLVREEGHIMLSDFDLSLRCSVNPTLVKSSSAHVSNGGGGTGGILDEEMAVHGCIQPSSFFPRILPSKKNRKSKSDFGLFVNGSLPELMAEPTNVRSMSFVGTHEYLAPEIIRGEGHGSAVDWWTFGIFLYELLHGTTPFKGQGNRATLINVVSQPLRFPDSPQVSSVARDLIRGLLVKEPQKRIAYKRGATEIKQHPFFEGVNWALVRSAAAPYVPEPVDFARFASKETAPIPTEKKIPEGSSGNDGNQSSSNDSSYIDFEYF; the protein is encoded by the exons ATGTGGGTTAAGCATAAATTGGAGCAGGAAATAGAAGGGAGTTGCTGTGCTGCACCGATGATGTCGTCGTCGATGAAGACGTTGGAGAAGGCTGAAACTGCTGAG ATGAATTATCAATCATCAGATGAAGAAGCATATGATAAGAAAATAAGCCCTGACTGGGGAGGCAAATCCAGCATGGATTCCGTCAACAGTTCACCAAGAGAACAACCAATAACCGATAATGCCTCAAGGTCCAAGCCAATGCCAGCTCAACATAAGCCACCAGACCACAAAAAACCATCATTGGACCCAATCTGGAAACCTAACCCAAATAACCCGGTGGGCAACCAGCGGCCACTACCTTCCCCAAAGCGGGTTACAAATCCTGAAAGCAGCACCGTTCAGAGACGAGAAGGGGGGAATGGCACGCGAAGTAATAGCATAGAGAGTACCAGTTCTGCACCCTTTAAGCCTCATACAGGAGGTGATGTAAGATGGGATGCTATTAACACAGTTAGTGCTAGAGATCCTCCAATTGGACTTAGTCATTTCAGGCTCCTGAAAAGACTTGGTTATGGTGATATCGGTAGTGTTTATCTTGTGGAATTAAGAGGGACTACTACTTATTACGCTATGAAGGTCATGGATAAGGCATCACTAGCTAGTAGGAACAAGCTTCTTAGGGCACAGACTGAGAGGGAGATCCTTGGATTGCTAGATCATCCTTTCTTGCCCACTTTATATACCCATTTCGAGACAGATAAGTTTTATTGCTTAGTTATGGAGTTTTGCAGTGGTGGGAATCTTCATTCCCTTAGGCAGAAGCAGACTCAGAAGTATTTTCCGGAGGATGCTGCTCG GTTTTATGCATCAGAAATACTGTTAGCACTGGAGTATCTCCACATGCTAGGAATCGTGTACAGAGACTTAAAGCCAGAGAATGTGTTAGTAAGGGAAGAAGGTCACATCATGCTCTCAGACTTCGACCTCTCCCTACGTTGCTCCGTCAATCCAACACTTGTCAAGTCATCCTCAGCTCACGTGTCAAATGGTGGTGGTGGGACTGGGGGGATTTTAGACGAGGAAATGGCCGTTCATGGATGCATTCAACCCTCAAGTTTCTTTCCCCGCATACTGCCCTCTAAAAAGAACCGGAAATCCAAGTCAGATTTCGGCCTTTTCGTGAACGGATCCCTTCCTGAATTGATGGCCGAGCCCACCAATGTCCGCTCCATGTCCTTTGTGGGAACCCATGAGTATCTAGCCCCTGAAATCATACGGGGAGAAGGCCATGGAAGCGCTGTAGACTGGTGGACTTTCGGCATCTTTCTCTATGAGCTCCTCCATGGGACCACTCCTTTCAAAGGGCAGGGGAATCGAGCGACCCTGATCAATGTGGTGAGCCAGCCTTTACGGTTTCCTGACAGTCCTCAGGTCAGCTCAGTGGCCCGAGACCTGATCCGAGGGCTATTGGTTAAGGAGCCTCAAAAGAGGATTGCCTATAAGAGAGGGGCCACTGAGATCAAGCAACACCCTTTCTTTGAAGGAGTAAATTGGGCACTTGTAAGGAGCGCTGCTGCGCCTTATGTCCCTGAACCTGTTGATTTTGCGCGCTTTGCTAGTAAGGAGACTGCTCCAATACCTACAGAAAAGAAGATTCCTGAAGGTAGTTCTGGGAATGACGGCAATCAAAGCAGTTCAAATGATTCATCCTACATTGATTTTGAATATTTTTAG